One window from the genome of Lentimicrobium sp. L6 encodes:
- a CDS encoding AGE family epimerase/isomerase: MNLKIELEQELVNHLLPFWLNKTKDEINGGFMGQINYLNEINTNAPKAAILNFRILWTFSAAYNFKPNPEYLRSAEQSFLYIKEHFIDHEYGGTFWLLDKDGESINDRKQAYALSFAMYGLSEYYKASGDEMAKDLAVQLFHDIENHFYDTENQGYIEALARNWDPLEDMRLSDKDMNAPFTMNTHLHILEAYTNLYRIWPNSDLAKALNNLLFIHRDRIMDDKTHHLELFFNRKWESQNQVISYGHDIEAAWLMLEATKALNDTEIIKEFETILIKISKVTMEKGIHEDGSILYEGNPSGVMDTDRHWWPQFEAMVGFMNAYEITKDEAYLKVVKGLWQFTKSHLKHESGEWWWRVNEEYLPNVSDDLVGPWKGPYHNSRGMMEVIRILSATHTN, translated from the coding sequence ATGAACTTAAAAATAGAACTTGAGCAGGAATTGGTGAATCATTTACTTCCTTTTTGGCTAAACAAAACCAAAGATGAAATAAACGGAGGATTCATGGGTCAGATAAACTACCTGAATGAAATCAACACCAATGCCCCAAAGGCTGCCATCCTCAATTTTCGCATTCTTTGGACCTTTTCTGCGGCCTATAATTTCAAACCAAATCCGGAATATCTTAGATCTGCTGAACAGAGTTTTCTCTACATCAAAGAGCATTTTATAGACCATGAATATGGTGGTACTTTTTGGCTTCTCGATAAAGATGGAGAATCAATAAATGATAGAAAGCAAGCCTATGCACTTTCCTTCGCCATGTATGGATTAAGTGAATATTATAAAGCATCAGGAGATGAAATGGCAAAAGATTTAGCAGTCCAACTCTTTCATGATATCGAAAATCATTTTTACGATACCGAAAACCAAGGTTATATAGAAGCCTTAGCAAGAAACTGGGACCCTTTAGAAGATATGCGATTGAGTGACAAGGATATGAACGCTCCTTTTACCATGAATACGCATTTACATATTCTTGAAGCCTATACCAATCTATACAGGATTTGGCCAAACTCAGACTTAGCCAAGGCTTTAAACAACCTCCTCTTCATTCATAGAGATAGAATTATGGATGACAAAACTCATCATCTTGAACTGTTCTTTAATAGAAAATGGGAATCTCAAAACCAGGTGATTTCTTATGGACATGATATTGAAGCAGCTTGGTTGATGTTAGAAGCAACAAAAGCCTTAAATGATACAGAAATCATTAAAGAATTTGAAACCATCCTCATCAAAATATCCAAAGTGACCATGGAAAAAGGAATTCACGAAGATGGTTCCATTTTATACGAAGGAAATCCAAGTGGGGTGATGGATACAGATCGTCATTGGTGGCCACAATTTGAAGCCATGGTTGGCTTTATGAATGCTTATGAAATCACTAAAGATGAAGCGTATTTAAAGGTGGTAAAGGGTTTATGGCAATTCACCAAATCCCATTTAAAGCATGAAAGTGGAGAATGGTGGTGGAGAGTGAATGAGGAGTACTTACCAAATGTATCGGACGATTTAGTGGGTCCTTGGAAGGGTCCATATCATAATTCTAGAGGAATGATGGAAGTCATCAGGATACTAAGCGCTACTCATACAAACTAA
- a CDS encoding glycoside hydrolase family 26 protein yields the protein MTTISNKLIFAKPSFILFVVLTAFLSSCQFEEIKNQESSTYSILPVNKNATQETKALYHQLNMLSKDYVLVGHQDDLAYGVNWWDEQGRSDVKDITGSYPAIVGWDIGGIGRGWPMNLDSIPFDKMRNYIQQAYEHGSINTISWHTYNPVTDDGSWTDKTIANPTLSQILPGGEFHNNYVEMLDLAADFIQSLKSKDGNLIPILFRPFHENNGSWFWWGEIHCSPEQYKELYQFTMKYLIETRKLNNLLFVYSPDRAFTNEKEYLDRYPGDDFVDVIGYDDYYSFKIGDTLGLLQRLEVISDFAEKRNKIAAFTETGIEGLKGDKIFTEVFLPILQHNEKTKKMAYIMFWRNANTHHFYVPYLGQEEAEDFKAFRNHESILFGDDLPKMYQ from the coding sequence ATGACAACAATTTCGAACAAACTTATTTTTGCAAAACCAAGCTTTATACTCTTTGTTGTACTGACGGCTTTTCTTTCATCATGTCAATTTGAGGAGATTAAAAATCAAGAATCTTCTACCTATAGTATTTTGCCAGTCAATAAAAATGCTACACAAGAAACTAAAGCCTTATACCATCAACTCAATATGCTATCTAAAGATTATGTTCTAGTTGGGCATCAAGATGATTTGGCTTATGGAGTTAATTGGTGGGACGAGCAAGGCCGCTCCGATGTCAAAGATATAACAGGTTCTTATCCTGCCATTGTGGGCTGGGATATTGGAGGAATTGGTAGAGGATGGCCCATGAACTTGGACTCTATTCCTTTTGATAAAATGCGAAATTATATTCAACAAGCTTATGAACATGGCTCTATAAATACCATCAGCTGGCATACTTACAACCCTGTTACAGATGATGGCTCTTGGACCGACAAAACCATTGCCAATCCTACTCTAAGTCAGATTTTACCAGGTGGAGAATTTCATAATAATTATGTGGAAATGCTAGATTTAGCCGCCGATTTCATTCAAAGTTTAAAATCTAAAGATGGAAATTTAATCCCTATCCTATTTCGTCCATTCCACGAGAATAATGGCAGCTGGTTTTGGTGGGGAGAAATTCATTGTAGTCCTGAGCAATACAAAGAACTATATCAATTTACCATGAAATATCTTATTGAAACCAGAAAGCTCAATAATTTACTTTTTGTATATTCACCCGATAGAGCTTTTACAAACGAGAAGGAATACCTCGACCGTTATCCGGGTGACGATTTTGTGGATGTGATTGGATATGACGATTATTATTCTTTTAAAATTGGAGATACATTGGGTCTTCTTCAACGCCTAGAAGTCATTAGTGATTTTGCAGAAAAGAGAAATAAAATAGCAGCATTTACTGAAACAGGAATTGAAGGTTTAAAAGGTGATAAAATATTTACTGAGGTGTTTTTGCCCATACTTCAGCACAACGAAAAGACCAAGAAAATGGCTTATATCATGTTTTGGAGAAATGCCAATACACATCATTTTTATGTGCCTTATTTGGGTCAAGAAGAGGCAGAAGATTTTAAAGCTTTTAGAAACCACGAAAGCATATTATTTGGTGATGATTTACCCAAAATGTATCAATAA